Proteins from a genomic interval of Neoarius graeffei isolate fNeoGra1 chromosome 24, fNeoGra1.pri, whole genome shotgun sequence:
- the nipsnap1 gene encoding protein NipSnap homolog 1, translating into MVPTCCLTLLQNHRGRWRTFFRPGIQLHRSLTDKSDGGWWSSVFGHNVDARKDAHSNLLSKKATSGLYKIQFHNVKPDCLEAYNELSMEVQRELHNDPDYPCEVVGSWNTWYGDQDQAVHLWRYYGGYPALMECLNKLRGNKAYLEFRKERSKMLISRQNQLLLEFSFWNDPVPRPGPNIYELRTYRLKPGTMIEWGNHWARAIKYRQENNEAVGGFFTQVGELYVVHHLWAYKDLQSREETRNLAWFKEGWDVSVHYTVPLIQSMESRILIPTNSSPLQ; encoded by the exons GAGCTTGACAGATAAGAGTGACGGCGGTTGGTGGAGCTCTGTGTTTGGACACAATGTGGATGCGAGAAAAGATGCCCACTCCAATCTGCTGTCCAAGAAAGCAACCAGTGGCCTTTACAAAATCCAgt TTCACAATGTCAAGCCCGACTGTCTGGAGGCCTACAATGAGCTATC aatgGAGGTTCAAAGAGAGCTGCACAATGATCCAGATTATCCCTGTGAAGTTGTGGGAAGCTGGAACACGTGGTACGGAGACCAGGACCAAGCAG TGCATCTCTGGAGATACTATGGTGGATATCCAGCTCTGATGGAATGCTTGAACAAACTCAGAGGCAACAAG GCGTATCTTGAGTTTCGCAAAGAGAGGAGTAAGATGCTGATCTCTCGGCAGAACCAGCTGCTTCTCGAGTTCAGCTTCTGGAACGATCCTGTACCCCGACCTGGACCAAACATATACGAACTGAGAACTTACAGATTaaag CCGGGCACGATGATAGAATGGGGAAATCACTG GGCTCGAGCAATCAAATACCGCCAAGAGAACAACGAAGCAGTAGGAGGATTTTTCACTCAGGTTGGAGAGCTGTATGTCGTTCACCATCTTTGGG CGTATAAAGACCTGCAGTCCAGAGAGGAGACGAGGAACCTGGCATGGTTCAAAGAAGGCTGGGATGTCAGTGTACATTACACAG TACCCTTAATCCAGAGTATGGAGTCAAGGATCTTGATCCCTACAAACAGCTCACCTCTGCAGTGA